Proteins from a single region of Eremothecium gossypii ATCC 10895 chromosome VI, complete sequence:
- a CDS encoding 40S ribosomal protein eS10 (Syntenic homolog of Saccharomyces cerevisiae YOR293W (RPS10A) and YMR230W (RPS10B); 1-intron) gives MLIPKEERTKIHRKLFQDGVLVAKKDFNQPKHDEIDTKNLYVIKALQSLTSKGYVKTQFSWQYYYYTLTEEGVEYLRNYLGLPENVIPGTYMADRSQSQRPQRRY, from the exons ATGTTGATTCCAAAGGAGGAGAGAACTAAGATCCACAGAAAGTTGTTTCAAG ACGGTGTTCTGGTCGCCAAGAAGGACTTCAACCAGCCTAAGCACGATGAAATCGACACCAAGAACTTGTATGTGATCAAGGCTTTGCAGTCGTTGACCTCCAAGGGCTACGTCAAGACCCAGTTCTCCTGGCAATACTACTACTACACTCTAACTGAGGAGGGTGTGGAGTACTTGAGAAACTACTTGGGGTTGCCTGAGAACGTCATCCCAGGTACTTACATGGCCGACAGATCTCAGAGCCAGAGACCACAAAGAAGATACTGA
- the SPR3 gene encoding septin SPR3 (Syntenic homolog of Saccharomyces cerevisiae YGR059W (SPR3)), which produces MSENQGTTSGGLHEDDSQNYTNSETISMSADQRAVSQAQTLGSQSETAASHSGQQATLDPEEHHTSLGYYEVERKADDGEQDASSNNNMDQLLEGVYFQHDDTETNNAHDKTRKLVEKKPISDRYRVGIECLPLQREFVTAKKGGHFTVMVVGQTGLGKTTFVNTLFRTSLLPSVWDTLEGNKPNVQFKKTTRIIRHQALIEEKNIKLKLTVIDTPGFGDNANNSFAWSPIISYIDEQFRSYIFQEEQPDRRRLSDNRIHCCLYFLNPSNKGISPLDIEAMQEISKRVNLIPVIAKADSLGTQSIAAFKEDVRRIINAQGIRICAFLDESDSECQSVIRDSPYALVCCDSYVQKPNGEKVRGRKYKWGIAEVENPKHSDFCQLRDILMSKNMVDLVVSSEKYYETCRSHMLMTRINQAKDGLAAETSEDNLILKNMNYEDPDANGMLNYKCYQIYNKQYMDELIIEWSPEFIHKQWEAKKRFNEIVHLEEKKFKDWKRALMFKQTNFNSEIEDLHNRVKNLQIDCEELESILLQTGGLGSMSSKRMSKHDLLQ; this is translated from the coding sequence ATGAGTGAAAACCAAGGAACTACCAGCGGAGGCTTGCACGAGGATGACTCTCAGAACTACACGAACTCGGAGACAATCTCTATGAGCGCTGATCAGCGGGCCGTTTCACAAGCCCAGACATTGGGGTCGCAGTCAGAGACTGCGGCATCCCATTCTGGGCAGCAAGCGACACTAGACCCTGAGGAACACCATACCAGCCTAGGATACTACGAAGTTGAGAGGAAAGCTGACGATGGCGAGCAGGATGCTTCCTCTAATAATAATATGGATCAACTTCTAGAGGGAGTGTATTTTCAGCACGATGACACAGAAACAAACAATGCGCACGATAAGACACGCAAGTTGGTGGAGAAAAAGCCCATCAGCGACCGTTATAGAGTGGGTATAGAGTGCTTGCCGCTACAGCGTGAGTTTGTCACCGCCAAAAAGGGCGGCCATTTCACCGTCATGGTGGTTGGCCAAACTGGATTAGGTAAGACGACGTTCGTCAATACGTTATTTCGGACTTCGCTATTGCCAAGTGTCTGGGATACCTTGGAGGGGAACAAACCCAACGTGCAGTTCAAGAAAACCACCCGGATTATCCGTCACCAAGCTTTGATTGAAGAGAAGAACATAAAGCTAAAGCTTACGGTGATCGACACCCCCGGGTTCGGCGACAACGCCAATAACTCCTTCGCCTGGTCTCCGATTATTAGCTACATTGATGAGCAGTTCCGCTCCTATATCTTCCAGGAGGAGCAGCCGGACCGTAGGCGTCTAAGCGACAACAGGATCCACTGTTGTCTATACTTCTTGAACCCTTCCAACAAGGGCATTTCCCCGCTAGATATCGAAGCCATGCAAGAGATATCCAAACGGGTTAACCTCATTCCTGTCATTGCCAAGGCAGATTCATTGGGCACGCAAAGCATAGCAGCCTTCAAGGAGGACGTAAGGCGGATTATCAACGCACAGGGCATCAGAATATGCGCCTTCCTAGACGAAAGCGATTCCGAGTGCCAGTCCGTAATCAGAGACTCGCCCTACGCGTTGGTGTGCTGCGACAGCTATGTGCAGAAACCCAACGGCGAGAAGGTCCGCGGCAGGAAGTACAAGTGGGGCATCGCAGAGGTGGAAAACCCAAAGCACTCCGACTTCTGCCAGCTACGGGATATCCTCATGTCCAAGAACATGGTCGACTTGGTCGTCAGCAGCGAAAAGTACTACGAGACCTGCCGCTCGCACATGCTCATGACGCGCATCAACCAAGCTAAGGACGGCCTTGCCGCCGAGACCAGCGAAGACAACCTCATCTTGAAGAATATGAACTACGAGGACCCGGACGCAAACGGAATGCTGAATTACAAATGTTACCAGATATACAACAAGCAGTACATGGACGAGCTCATCATCGAGTGGTCGCCCGAGTTCATCCACAAGCAGTGGGAGGCCAAGAAGCGCTTCAACGAGATCGTGCACTTGGAGGAAAAGAAATTCAAGGACTGGAAGCGCGCCTTGATGTTCAAGCAGACCAACTTCAACAGCGAGATCGAGGATTTGCACAACCGTGTCAAGAACCTCCAGATCGACTGCGAGGAGTTGGAGTCCATCCTCCTCCAGACCGGCGGCCTGGGCAGCATGAGCAGCAAGCGCATGAGCAAGCACGATTTGCTACAATAG
- a CDS encoding uncharacterized protein (Syntenic homolog of Saccharomyces cerevisiae YOR292C), which translates to MNVRVAVAAYGSKWCICGRVVAASAPPARMALPLGDEGRFREMLAQAGARAHRMHLLGVPPTYWAVGGATLMLVALLTRVYGWLYERSVLVATYCSNVLLFGLSDCAAQGLACAATEASRAGGPLAATRELLVQLRPQPPVRLDEEDELRAFSDYGPRPESHMTESEGVWVEEEPRRFDFYRWGCFMLWGAVMANFQVPWYRLLNYLYTDDPTVVQVLERVLSDQLLYSPLSLYCFFWYSNYVIEGGTEETFALKIQRVYVSTLGCNYAVWPLVQFLNFLVIPKSLQVPFSSSVGVLWNIFLSLRAASSRGEGEF; encoded by the coding sequence ATGAATGTACGGGTGGCAGTCGCAGCTTACGGCAGCAAGTGGTGTATATGTGGCAGGGTTGTCGCGGCctccgcgccgccagcgcgcaTGGCACTACCGCTTGGCGACGAAGGGCGGTTCCGCGAGAtgctggcgcaggcggGCGCACGTGCGCACCGGATGCACCTGCTCGGCGTTCCGCCGACGTACTGGGCGGTCGGCGGCGCGACGCTGATGCTAGTGGCCCTGTTGACGCGCGTCTACGGGTGGCTCTACGAGCGGTCGGTGCTGGTTGCGACCTACTGCTCGAACGTGCTTCTGTTCGGGCTGTCAGACTGCGCCGCGCAGGGTCTCGCTTGCGCGGCTACCGAGGCCTCACGCGCAGGCGGCCCGCTGGCCGCGACCCGCGAGCTGCTGGTTCAGTTGCggccgcagccgccggtgcggctggacgaggaggacgagctgCGCGCGTTCAGCGACTACGGACCTCGGCCGGAGAGTCACATGACCGAATCTGAGGGTGTGTGGGTTGAAGAGGAGCCTCGGCGGTTCGACTTTTATCGCTGGGGCTGCTTCATGCTGTGGGGCGCGGTGATGGCCAACTTCCAGGTACCGTGGTACCGGCTTCTAAACTACCTGTATACAGACGACCCAACGGTGGTACAGGTGCTGGAGCGGGTGCTTTCGGACCAGTTGCTGTACTCGCCGCTGTCTCTATATTGCTTTTTCTGGTACTCCAACTACGTTATAGAGGGCGGCACCGAGGAGACGTTTGCGCTCAAAATCCAGCGTGTGTATGTCAGCACGCTGGGCTGCAACTACGCAGTGTGGCCGTTGGTGCAATTTCTCAACTTTCTTGTAATCCCGAAAAGCCTGCAGGTGCCCTTCAGCTCCTCAGTTGGCGTGCTGTGGAACATTTTTCTTTCCTTGCGCGCGGCAAGCTCGCGGGGTGAAGGTGAATTTTAG
- the PEF1 gene encoding Pef1p (Syntenic homolog of Saccharomyces cerevisiae YGR058W (PEF1)), giving the protein MCARKLKYSSGDELPVSMVSAGTANTRRLTQQQLFATPEEAMREGNRQEEERRRRQAAEYQANKYGPGYGGGPGDGGGRMYEQGGYAAGGGYGGRMPQNQYGYGYQGAARPAAPGAPVGPPRTGYSGSSGSATPMAVPQQQYPRPDNSFVNHSPTRMGNIRPQSQPQAHVQPPMQQHRPLSQVYSQSPAMASGHAPVSGHASAPMHPSGQMGAAGPMTAPSMQNNAPVHSMPPSMGHPGPRSHQSSIGHTAPQSHQSSMGHSAAQNHAAPMGHGMAPVQSHASSQSHGTSRTHSSSPAHGVGQLQGNPPRVPQAPPGLPGHGKPIPPSAQSYNLPARPQPAQQPHPNHTQAKPATVPNEDPDAITAKKLFMNHDVRKMERLTAEELQHLLQNDDNSQFCMSSVDALISLFGATRFGTVNLSEFTSLYKRVKKWRMIYVDNDINGSFTLSATEFHNSLQELGYLVPFEVSEKLFDQYAEFMNNQNSKELKFDKFVESLVWLMRLTKVFRNYDEHQDGIATIHFKDFIDTSLYLGKFLPR; this is encoded by the coding sequence ATGTGCGCCAGGAAGTTAAAGTATTCTTCGGGCGACGAGTTACCTGTAAGTATGGTTAGCGCAGGCACAGCCAATACACGGAGACTAACGCAACAGCAGCTATTTGCAACACCTGAGGAGGCTATGCGCGAAGGGAACCGACAGGAAGAGGAGCGGAGACGACGGCAGGCGGCCGAGTATCAGGCGAATAAGTACGGGCCGGGCTACGGCGGCGGGCCCGGGgacggcggcgggcgcaTGTACGAGCAGGGTGGGTATGCGGCTGGAGGGGGGTACGGAGGCCGCATGCCGCAGAACCAGTATGGATATGGGTACcagggcgcggcgcggccggcaGCGCCTGGGGCGCCGGTGGGGCCCCCGCGGACGGGCTACTCGGGCTCGTCTGGCAGCGCGACGCCGATGGCGGttccgcagcagcagtaTCCGCGCCCGGACAACTCGTTTGTGAACCACTCGCCCACACGTATGGGGAACATCAGGCCCCAGTCGCAGCCCCAGGCACATGTACAGCCACCcatgcagcagcaccgccCGCTTTCACAGGTGTACTCGCAGTCGCCCGCCATGGCGTCGGGCCATGCGCCCGTGTCCGGGCACGCATCAGCCCCGATGCACCCATCGGGGCAGATGGGCGCAGCTGGTCCAATGACGGCGCCCTCAATGCAGAACAACGCGCCGGTGCATAGTATGCCGCCCAGCATGGGCCACCCTGGACCTCGCAGCCACCAGTCGTCAATTGGACACACTGCGCCACAAAGTCACCAGTCGTCCATGGGTCACTCTGCGGCACAGAACCATGCCGCTCCCATGGGCCATGGCATGGCTCCTGTACAGAGCCACGCGTCTTCGCAGAGCCACGGCACATCTCGTACACATAGTAGTTCGCCTGCGCATGGCGTTGGGCAGCTTCAGGGAAATCCTCCTCGCGTTCCACAGGCCCCGCCTGGCCTGCCGGGCCACGGGAAGCCAATACCACCGAGCGCACAGAGCTATAATTTGCCTGCAAGGCCGCAGCCAGCTCAGCAGCCTCACCCGAACCATACCCAAGCCAAGCCCGCCACCGTTCCTAATGAAGACCCCGATGCTATAACAGCAAAGAAATTATTCATGAATCACGACGTCCGGAAGATGGAGCGTCTCACAGCAGAGGAGCTACAGCATCTGCTACAGAATGATGACAATTCGCAGTTCTGCATGAGTTCGGTGGACGCGCTAATTAGCCTGTTTGGCGCGACGCGCTTTGGTACCGTAAACTTGTCTGAGTTTACTTCGTTATACAAGCGCGTGAAGAAGTGGCGCATGATATATGTGGACAATGATATTAACGGTTCGTTCACGCTTTCCGCTACGGAGTTTCATAACTCTTTACAGGAGCTTGGGTACCTTGTGCCGTTCGAAGTCAGCGAGAAGCTCTTCGATCAGTACGCAGAATTTATGAACAATCAAAACTCTAAGGAACTAAAATTCGACAAGTTTGTCGAGTCGCTTGTATGGTTGATGAGGTTAACCAAGGTTTTTAGGAACTACGATGAGCACCAGGATGGTATCGCTACAATTCATTTTAAGGATTTTATAGATACGTCTTTGTATTTGGGGAAGTTTTTGCCCCGGTAA
- the YPK9 gene encoding putative acid anhydride hydrolase (Syntenic homolog of Saccharomyces cerevisiae YOR291W (YPK)), whose protein sequence is MSFDSRNAGSFSSNNARFRASFSSTKTTSSSNTMTSSTILEQRNSEAYAGASFEAVPSSIVSFHHPHSYRSGAFGSVDMLERSRRNTGSESVLLSPVRSRTSEISRTPSRATHFRFFSEQQLENAEGAASTLEYTDYDTDWDATPAYEQERLHMNPRSSRSSLRNGSVGRGPSSTRAQSIQSYGAMDNHRGRAPYDGGSPRSSSSSSQYTFRERIPIEVEEEVGSVELADDNISSGHSDAESEDGLLNDDNRFTIDEVSEPQYVSGKKAYHAEYLKPRYHDRFYPRNVPHLHMQRFYIAEEDMVVGIAGYRTSAWKTYIYNIFCCLTLGMLYILCKWIPRYKVKFCGSKTFLGKAEWVVVENQYSELSIINVKRIWYNRPLSTVLPLKRGLLNSRHYHHESEENPNIPILISFEYRYLTLIYSPLTDIFQTNTNWADPDWTDLSLVSRGLPNNIHEDRMIAFGKNSINLRQKTTSQILFDEALHPFYIFQIFSIILWMFDAYYYYATCIFIISVLSVIDTLVETKQSSERLSELSQFYCDVRVYRDGFWSQVPSSDLVPGDIYELTDPSLSLLPCDSILISGDCLVNESMLTGESVPVSKVAATRETMLQLLDDFMDTQLSSFVSKSFLFNGTKLIRVRATAGQSIALGMVARTGFSTTKGSLVRSMVFPKPTGFKFYEDSFKYIGYISIIALFGFAVSFIQFLRLGLDKRTMILRALDIITVVVPPALPASLSIGTGFALNRLKKKGIFCISPTRVNVGGKIDVMCFDKTGTLTEDGLDVLGVHVVQPLQQEMKISKLVTDVKDLLQSLSLSDCVSTRDMKAKNFLVSLLTCHSLRMVDGELLGDPLDFKMFQFTKWSYEEETANRKFHSLYEERHDGSTLPENSSIAPAIVHPSGNDGFIESDPSNVIGIVRSFEFLSNLRRMSVIVKPFSENVFMSFTKGAPEVIFELCSKQTLPLDYEALLHHYTHNGYRVIACAGKKLTRQSWLYSQKVSREEIESNLEFLGFIIFENKLKGTTKETLESLHRADIRTIMCTGDNVLTAISVGREAGLVESPRVFVSVINDIDTSQEGDIITWQNVANSSDTLDSVTLRPLSGDTDDYTLAVTGEVFRLLFKTDKSQIEEVINNILLKTSIYARMSPDEKHELVERLQSIGYQVGFCGDGANDCGALKAADIGISLSEAEASVAAPFTSRLFEISCVLDVMKEGRAALVTSFACFQYMSLYSATQFVTILILYSRGSNLGDFQFLYIDLFLIVPLAVFMSWSKPYEVLAKKRPTANLVSPKILIPLLVHIVILFVFQLVPWLAVQHMKWYRQPVVGDDEHVASSDNTILFFVSNFQYILVAVVLSVGPPYREPMSKNVGFIADVLVSLVASCRIMFLSPDSTLGRLFQLTEASHPFCLLIIGWVFLNYYAQLYIPPAFKTLFKKKRSSKKYKNILLDYQRLATA, encoded by the coding sequence ATGTCGTTTGATTCCAGGAACGCTGGGTCATTCAGCTCGAACAATGCTAGGTTCAGAGCTTCGTTTTCCTCAACGAAGACAACTTCCAGCTCGAACACTATGACCTCTTCAACGATTCTAGAGCAACGAAATTCCGAAGCGTATGCGGGAGCATCTTTTGAGGCTGTACCGAGCTCTATCGTCTCATTTCACCATCCGCATTCATACAGGTCGGGTGCGTTTGGCAGCGTGGATATGCTTGAGCGGAGTCGCCGGAATACTGGTTCAGAATCTGTTCTACTCTCACCTGTGAGGTCGCGGACTTCTGAAATCTCTCGGACACCTTCCCGGGCGACACACTTCCGGTTCTTTTcggagcagcagcttgAAAATGCAGAGGGTGCAGCCTCTACGTTGGAGTATACGGACTATGACACCGACTGGGATGCAACTCCAGCGTATGAACAAGAGCGGCTTCACATGAACCCTCGCTCTTCGCGCTCGTCCTTGAGAAACGGTAGTGTTGGTCGCGGCCCCAGCTCCACTCGGGCACAGTCTATTCAGTCATATGGTGCGATGGATAACCACAGGGGCCGTGCGCCATACGATGGCGGCTCACCGCGTTCTTCTAGCAGCTCGTCGCAATACACGTTCCGTGAACGGATACCGATAGAGGTCGAGGAAGAAGTAGGGTCCGTAGAATTGGCAGATGATAATATTTCGAGCGGTCACAGCGATGCGGAGAGCGAAGATGGACTACTCAACGATGATAATAGATTTACAATAGATGAAGTTTCTGAACCGCAGTACGTGAGCGGCAAAAAGGCCTACCATGCGGAGTATCTCAAGCCGCGCTATCATGATAGATTTTACCCGAGAAACGTACCGCATCTACATATGCAGAGATTTTACATTGCAGAAGAGGATATGGTCGTGGGTATTGCCGGCTACAGGACATCTGCATGGAAGACTTATATCTACAATATTTTTTGCTGTTTGACTTTGGGCATGCTCTATATACTTTGCAAATGGATTCCACGTTATAAGGTGAAGTTTTGTGGATCGAAAACGTTTTTGGGCAAAGCAGAATGGGTTGTTGTTGAGAACCAATATAGCGAGCTTTCGATCATCAACGTGAAGAGAATTTGGTATAACCGGCCCCTAAGTACTGTTTTGCCGTTGAAGAGGGGGTTGCTGAACTCAAGGCACTATCATCATGAGAGTGAAGAAAATCCGAACATTCCGATATTAATATCCTTTGAATACAGGTATTTAACACTGATTTACTCGCCTCTCACCGATATCTTCCAGACAAATACGAATTGGGCGGATCCAGACTGGACTGATCTCAGCTTGGTTTCGAGAGGGTTGCCTAACAATATACATGAAGATAGAATGATAGCATTCGGCAAGAATAGTATCAACTTACGCCAAAAGACAACTTCACAAATTCTTTTTGACGAAGCACTACATCCGTTCTACATTTTCCAAATCTTTTCGATTATACTTTGGATGTTTGACGCATATTACTATTACGCCACTTGTATTTTCATTATTTCCGTCCTTTCAGTTATAGACACTCTAGTTGAAACCAAGCAGTCGTCCGAACGCTTATCAGAACTCTCTCAGTTCTATTGTGATGTTCGTGTCTACCGGGATGGCTTTTGGAGCCAGGTACCTTCTTCAGACTTGGTCCCGGGTGATATTTACGAACTAACTGATCCATCATTAAGCCTTCTTCCCTGCGATTCCATCTTAATATCTGGTGATTGCCTTGTTAACGAATCCATGTTGACCGGGGAATCTGTTCCTGTTTCTAAGGTGGCGGCAACGAGGGAGACTATGTTACAGTTATTGGATGATTTCATGGATACCCAGCTTTCTAGCTTTGTTTCGAAATCCTTCCTTTTCAACGGTACCAAACTAATAAGAGTTCGTGCAACTGCAGGTCAGTCGATTGCGCTTGGAATGGTTGCACGGACGGGATTCTCCACTACAAAAGGTTCGTTAGTGCGTTCTATGGTCTTTCCAAAGCCAACAGGTTTTAAGTTTTATGAGGATTCATTCAAATATATTGGATATATTAGTATCATAGCACTTTTCGGGTTTGCTGTCAGCTTTATCCAATTTTTACGACTAGGCTTGGACAAAAGAACGATGATTTTGCGAGCTTTGGATATTATCACTGTTGTTGTCCCACCGGCCTTACCAGCGTCTCTCTCGATTGGTACAGGATTTGCGTTGAATAGACTCAAGAAAAAAGGCATATTCTGCATTTCACCTACACGAGTAAATGTTGGGGGAAAGATAGATGTAATGTGTTTTGATAAGACTGGGACCTTGACTGAGGATGGCCTAGACGTCTTAGGGGTACATGTTGTCCAGCCTTTACAACAAGAAATGAAAATCAGCAAACTAGTTACTGATGTGAAGGATTTACTCCAAAGTTTGTCCTTGTCCGACTGTGTGTCAACCCGTGACATGAAAGCTAAAAACTTTTTGGTCTCTCTCTTGACTTGCCACTCTTTGCGGATGGTTGATGGTGAGCTATTGGGCGATCCCCTTGATTTCAAGATGTTCCAATTTACCAAGTGGTCGTACGAGGAAGAAACTGCTAATCGCAAGTTTCATTCTTTATATGAGGAGAGACATGATGGTAGTACGTTGCCTGAAAATAGCAGTATTGCACCGGCTATCGTCCATCCGTCAGGCAATGATGGCTTCATAGAAAGTGATCCTTCAAATGTTATTGGAATTGTGAGAAGTTTCGAGTTTTTATCAAACTTGCGCAGGATGAGTGTCATCGTAAAACCATTCAGCGAGAATGTGTTTATGTCTTTCACAAAGGGCGCGCCAGAGGTGATTTTTGAGCTCTGTAGCAAACAGACCTTGCCATTGGACTACGAAGCGCTTTTGCACCATTATACACATAATGGCTACCGAGTCATCGCATGCGCGGGGAAAAAGCTCACAAGACAGTCATGGCTTTACTCTCAAAAAGTCAGCCGGGAGGAAATTGAGTCCAACTTGGAATTTTTGGGCTTCATTATATTTGAGAATAAATTGAAGGGCACTACCAAAGAGACATTGGAATCGTTGCATCGCGCAGATATTCGTACAATTATGTGTACAGGGGACAACGTCTTAACGGCCATTTCTGTTGGTCGTGAGGCTGGTTTGGTTGAGTCACCTAGAGTTTTTGTCTCTGTGATAAATGATATAGATACATCGCAGGAAGGAGATATCATCACATGGCAAAATGTTGCCAATTCATCCGATACATTGGATAGCGTAACACTGCGGCCGCTTTCAGGTGACACCGATGACTACACATTGGCTGTTACAGGCGAAGTGTTTCGCCTTCTATTTAAAACGGACAAATCTCAAATAGAAGAAGTGATCAACAACATACTTCTAAAGACATCAATATACGCCCGCATGTCTCCGGATGAAAAACATGAATTGGTTGAGAGGTTGCAGTCCATTGGATACCAGGTTGGCTTCTGCGGCGATGGTGCGAATGACTGTGGTGCCCTTAAAGCGGCCGACATTGGTATATCTCTATCCGAAGCGGAGGCATCTGTTGCTGCGCCATTTACATCCCGCTTGTTTGAAATCAGCTGTGTTTTGGACGTAATGAAAGAAGGCCGTGCCGCGTTGGTCACGTCCTTCGCCTGTTTCCAATACATGAGCTTATATTCTGCCACACAGTTTGTTACAATATTGATCTTGTACAGCCGTGGATCTAACTTAGGGGACTTCCAGTTTTTGTACATCGACCTCTTCTTGATCGTGCCGCTAGCGGTGTTCATGTCCTGGTCGAAGCCCTATGAAGTATTGGCCAAAAAGCGGCCAACCGCCAATTTGGTTTCTCCGAAGATATTGATTCCTTTGCTCGTGCACATCGTGATTTTGTTCGTGTTTCAGCTTGTCCCGTGGCTCGCAGTCCAGCATATGAAGTGGTACCGGCAGCCAGTCGTCGGCGACGACGAACATGTGGCCTCCAGCGACAACACTATCCTTTTCTTTGTCTCCAACTTCCAGTACATCCTGGTCGCAGTCGTGCTTTCGGTAGGTCCGCCCTACCGCGAGCCTATGTCGAAAAATGTTGGCTTTATTGCAGACGTCCTCGTGTCGCTTGTCGCGTCGTGTAGGATCATGTTCCTCTCGCCGGACTCGACCTTGGGCCGTCTCTTCCAGCTCACCGAAGCGTCTCATCCATTCTGCCTCTTGATTATAGGCTGGGTGTTCCTCAACTACTACGCCCAGCTCTACATCCCTCCTGCATTCAAAACGCTTTTCAAAAAGAAGCGCAGTTCTAAAAAGTACAAAAACATCTTGCTGGACTACCAGCGGCTAGCTACTGCCTAA
- the ERG25 gene encoding methylsterol monooxygenase (Syntenic homolog of Saccharomyces cerevisiae YGR060W (ERG25)) yields the protein MSAIFGNSTVAAMVGQGQGLNYWQVLANVKTVQPQLNVLEQFWAAWYSYMENDVLATGLLFFVLHEFMYFARSLPWFIIDQMSWFRKYKIQPTKTPSAKEQWHCLKSVLLSHFLVEAIPIWTFHPLCQKLGISVEVPFPTWKTVATEIALFFVLEDTWHYWAHRVFHYGVFYKYIHKQHHRYAAPFGLCAEYAHPVETMLLGFGTVGMPVLYVLYTGKLHLFTLCLWITLRLFQAVDSHSGYDFPWSLNKFLPFWAGAEHHDLHHHYFIGNYASSFRWWDYTLDTEAGLEAKTTREERMKKRAELRGKKLN from the coding sequence ATGTCGGCGATATTCGGAAACTCTACGGTTGCTGCGATGGTGGGCCAAGGCCAGGGCCTAAACTACTGGCAGGTGTTGGCCAACGTGAAGACAGTACAGCCACAGCTGAACGTTTTGGAGCAGTTCTGGGCTGCGTGGTACAGCTACATGGAAAACGACGTGCTGGCGACGGGGCTGCTGTTCTTCGTGCTGCATGAATTCATGTACTTCGCGCGGTCGCTACCATGGTTCATCATCGACCAGATGTCGTGGTTCCGCAAGTACAAGATACAGCCGACGAAGACGCCCTCGGCGAAGGAGCAATGGCACTGTCTGAAGTCGGTGCTGCTATCGCACTTCCTGGTGGAGGCCATTCCGATCTGGACGTTTCACCCTCTGTGCCAGAAGCTGGGGATCAGCGTTGAGGTGCCGTTCCCGACCTGGAAGACTGTCGCCACCGAGATAGCGCTTTTCTTTGTCCTAGAAGACACCTGGCACTACTGGGCCCATCGCGTGTTCCACTACGGTGTGTTTTACAAGTACATCCACAAGCAGCACCACCGCTACGCGGCGCCCTTCGGGCTGTGCGCGGAATACGCGCACCCGGTTGAGACCATGCTGCTCGGGTTCGGTACCGTGGGGATGCCTGTGTTGTACGTTCTCTACACTGGCAAGCTGCATCTATTTACTCTGTGCTTGTGGATCACACTACGTCTATTCCAGGCGGTCGACTCGCACTCGGGTTACGACTTCCCATGGTCGTTGAACAAGTTCTTGCCGTTCTgggcgggcgcggagcACCATGACCTACACCACCACTACTTTATTGGGAACTACGCCTCGTCCTTCAGATGGTGGGACTACACCTTAGACACGGAGGCCGGTCTAGAAGCTAAGACCACCAGAGAGGAGAGGATGAAGAAGAGGGCAGAATTGAGAGGCAAGAAACTTAACTAA